One Brachybacterium aquaticum genomic region harbors:
- the thrC gene encoding threonine synthase, producing MAHQWRGVLAEYREHLPFADGDTLLTLGEGGTPLVAAPALSERVGADVHVKVEGMNPTGSFKDRGMVSAMTKATNDGATAVVCASTGNTSASAAAYATAAGLTCAVLLPQGKIAAGKLAQAVVHGAKLIQVDGNFDDCLEIARKLDAEHPIELVNSVNPYRLQGQKTAAFEVCDALGKAPDIHILPVGNAGNISAYWMGYREYREAGVTGALPQMWGFQAAGAAPFVAGHPIKDPETVATAIRIGAPASWNLAVEARDDSGGLIDAVSDQQILDAQKLLAAEVGIFVEPASAAGVAGLLQQAERGQVPTGATIAITVTGNGLKDIDTALTQHDLTPTVVPVDIAAAAEAIGL from the coding sequence ATGGCCCACCAGTGGCGCGGCGTCCTCGCCGAGTACCGCGAGCACCTGCCCTTCGCCGACGGCGACACCCTCCTGACCCTCGGCGAGGGCGGCACGCCGCTGGTCGCGGCACCGGCCCTGTCCGAGCGCGTCGGCGCGGACGTGCACGTCAAGGTCGAGGGCATGAACCCCACCGGCTCCTTCAAGGACCGCGGCATGGTCTCGGCCATGACGAAGGCCACGAACGACGGCGCGACCGCCGTGGTGTGCGCCTCCACCGGCAACACCTCCGCCTCCGCCGCCGCCTACGCCACCGCCGCGGGCCTGACCTGCGCGGTGCTGCTGCCGCAGGGAAAGATCGCCGCCGGCAAGCTCGCCCAGGCCGTGGTGCACGGCGCGAAGCTGATCCAGGTCGACGGCAACTTCGACGACTGCCTCGAGATCGCCCGCAAGCTCGACGCGGAGCATCCCATAGAGCTGGTCAACTCCGTGAACCCCTACCGCCTCCAGGGGCAGAAGACCGCCGCCTTCGAGGTGTGCGACGCGCTGGGGAAGGCCCCGGACATCCACATCCTGCCCGTCGGCAACGCGGGCAACATCTCCGCCTACTGGATGGGCTACCGCGAGTACCGCGAGGCCGGTGTCACCGGCGCCCTGCCGCAGATGTGGGGCTTCCAGGCTGCCGGTGCCGCGCCTTTCGTGGCCGGCCACCCCATCAAGGACCCCGAGACCGTCGCGACCGCGATCCGCATCGGCGCCCCCGCCTCCTGGAACCTGGCCGTCGAGGCCCGTGACGACTCCGGCGGCCTCATCGACGCCGTCAGCGACCAGCAGATCCTCGACGCCCAGAAGCTCCTGGCCGCCGAGGTGGGCATCTTCGTCGAGCCGGCCTCCGCCGCGGGCGTCGCCGGGCTGCTGCAGCAGGCCGAGCGCGGCCAGGTCCCCACCGGCGCCACCATCGCGATCACCGTGACCGGCAACGGTCTCAAGGACATCGACACCGCCCTCACCCAGCACGACCTCACCCCCACCGTCGTGCCCGTGGACATCGCCGCCGCCGCGGAGGCCATCGGCCTGTGA
- the lysA gene encoding diaminopimelate decarboxylase — protein sequence MRAHEAGALHGNDAAPTWLPYPTDVNALIPGLWSRTTARGADGALEVGGVSVTRIAEEVGTPAFVLDEDDFRTRARSFRDAFAEAFRPLSGAQVYYAGKAFLCGAVARWVAEDGLGLDVCTGGELAIALRAGFPAERIALHGNNKSRAEVTRALENGVGRIVIDSLDEIGLVDALAGELGLRAAVMLRVTTGVEAHTHEFIATAHEDQKFGLSITGGAAFEAVRRVLEADHLDLVGLHSHIGSQIFDTGGFEVAARRVLDLVARVRDELDHPITQLDLGGGFGVMYNTQHTPATPEALATGIASIVEKQCHELDLEVPHLSFEPGRAIAGPSTQTLYSVGTVKDVRLGGPHHRVYVSVDGGMSDNVRTALYDADYSCLLSSRVSGEMPEVVRVVGKHCESGDIVVKDEYLPGDVHRGDLVSVPVTGAYCYSLASNYNHVPRPPVVAVKDGEIRTLVRRETEEDLLGLDVG from the coding sequence ATGCGCGCCCACGAAGCCGGAGCCCTCCACGGCAACGACGCGGCCCCCACCTGGCTGCCGTACCCCACCGACGTCAACGCCCTCATCCCGGGGCTGTGGTCGCGCACCACCGCCCGCGGCGCCGACGGCGCGCTCGAGGTGGGCGGCGTGAGCGTCACCCGCATCGCCGAGGAGGTCGGCACCCCGGCCTTCGTGCTGGACGAGGACGACTTCCGCACCCGCGCGCGCTCCTTCCGCGACGCCTTCGCCGAGGCCTTCCGCCCCCTCTCCGGTGCGCAGGTCTACTACGCCGGCAAGGCCTTCCTGTGCGGGGCCGTCGCGCGCTGGGTCGCCGAGGACGGACTGGGCCTGGACGTCTGCACCGGCGGCGAGCTCGCCATCGCGCTGCGCGCCGGCTTCCCCGCCGAGCGCATCGCCCTGCACGGCAACAACAAGTCCCGCGCCGAGGTGACCCGCGCCCTGGAGAACGGCGTGGGCCGCATCGTCATCGACTCCCTCGACGAGATCGGCCTGGTCGACGCGCTCGCCGGCGAGCTCGGACTGCGCGCCGCCGTGATGCTGCGCGTGACCACGGGCGTGGAGGCCCACACCCACGAGTTCATCGCCACCGCGCACGAGGACCAGAAGTTCGGCCTCTCCATCACCGGCGGCGCCGCCTTCGAGGCCGTGCGCCGCGTGCTCGAGGCCGACCACCTCGACCTCGTGGGCCTGCACTCCCACATCGGCTCGCAGATCTTCGACACCGGCGGCTTCGAGGTCGCGGCCCGTCGCGTCCTCGACCTCGTCGCCCGGGTGCGCGACGAGCTGGACCATCCGATCACCCAGCTCGACCTCGGCGGCGGCTTCGGCGTCATGTACAACACCCAGCACACCCCCGCGACGCCCGAGGCCCTGGCCACCGGCATCGCCTCCATCGTCGAGAAGCAATGCCACGAGCTCGATCTCGAGGTCCCGCACCTCTCCTTCGAGCCCGGCCGCGCCATCGCCGGACCCTCCACCCAGACCCTGTACTCCGTCGGCACCGTCAAGGACGTGCGCCTGGGCGGCCCGCACCACCGCGTCTACGTCTCCGTGGACGGCGGCATGAGCGACAACGTCCGCACCGCCCTGTACGACGCCGACTACTCCTGCCTGCTCTCCTCCCGCGTCTCGGGCGAGATGCCCGAGGTGGTGCGCGTGGTGGGCAAGCACTGCGAGAGCGGCGACATCGTCGTGAAGGACGAGTACCTGCCCGGCGACGTGCATCGCGGGGACCTCGTCTCCGTCCCCGTCACCGGCGCCTACTGCTACTCGCTGGCCTCCAACTACAACCATGTCCCGCGCCCGCCGGTGGTGGCCGTGAAGGACGGCGAGATCCGCACGCTCGTGCGCCGCGAGACCGAGGAGGACCTGCTCGGCCTCGACGTGGGCTGA
- a CDS encoding homoserine dehydrogenase produces MSQTASQSPAVPDPSTLPALRVAVLGAGTVGAEVLRLIAQQGDDLAHRIGGRLEVIGISVRDRSKDRGEHVPAALLTDDPSALVREADLVIEVMGGIEPARSLLLEAMAHGASVVTANKALLAQDGAALYEAADDHGVDLYFEAAVAGAIPLVRPVRESLAGDRIQRVLGIVNGTTNYILDAMTRTGLGFQEALTSAQELGYAEADPTADIEGHDAAAKASILASLAFHSRVRLADVHCEGITDVSAQDIAAAARMGRTIKLLSIVERIEEENGERISARVYPALIPHTHPLASVSEAYNAVFIEADAAGSLMFYGQGAGGAPTASAIMGDVVSAARARVRGGVGPRESRYAELELIPLEELRSAFYVSLTVQDRPGVLAEIAGTLSGHGISISTIHQELIDSGADGQEGRAHIGIATHRALESAMTASLDMFSSTATVLSIDSVLRIEGE; encoded by the coding sequence ATGTCTCAGACCGCTTCGCAGTCCCCGGCCGTGCCGGACCCCTCGACCCTGCCCGCGCTGCGCGTCGCCGTGCTCGGTGCCGGCACCGTCGGCGCCGAGGTGCTGCGACTGATCGCCCAGCAGGGCGACGACCTCGCCCACCGCATCGGCGGCCGGCTCGAGGTCATCGGGATCTCCGTGCGCGACCGCTCCAAGGACCGCGGCGAGCACGTGCCCGCCGCGCTGCTTACGGACGACCCCAGCGCCCTGGTCCGCGAGGCCGACCTCGTCATCGAGGTGATGGGCGGGATCGAGCCGGCGCGCAGCCTGCTGCTCGAGGCGATGGCGCACGGCGCCAGCGTCGTCACCGCCAACAAGGCCCTGCTCGCCCAGGACGGTGCCGCGCTCTACGAGGCGGCCGACGACCACGGCGTGGACCTCTACTTCGAGGCCGCCGTGGCCGGGGCGATCCCGCTGGTCCGCCCCGTGCGCGAGTCCCTCGCCGGCGACCGCATCCAGCGCGTCCTCGGCATCGTCAACGGCACCACCAACTACATCCTGGACGCCATGACCCGCACCGGCCTCGGCTTCCAGGAGGCGCTCACCAGCGCCCAGGAGCTCGGCTACGCCGAGGCGGACCCCACCGCGGACATCGAGGGCCACGACGCCGCCGCGAAGGCCTCGATCCTCGCCTCCCTCGCCTTCCACAGCCGCGTGCGGCTCGCGGACGTGCACTGCGAGGGCATCACCGACGTGTCCGCGCAGGACATCGCCGCCGCCGCGCGCATGGGCCGCACCATCAAGCTGCTCTCCATCGTCGAGCGCATCGAGGAGGAGAACGGCGAGCGGATCTCCGCCCGCGTCTACCCGGCGCTGATCCCTCACACCCACCCGCTCGCGTCGGTCTCGGAGGCCTACAACGCGGTGTTCATCGAGGCCGACGCCGCCGGCTCGCTGATGTTCTACGGCCAGGGCGCCGGCGGCGCCCCCACCGCCTCCGCGATCATGGGCGACGTGGTCTCCGCCGCCCGCGCCCGCGTGCGCGGGGGAGTGGGGCCGCGCGAGTCCCGCTACGCCGAGCTGGAGCTGATCCCGCTCGAGGAGCTGCGCAGCGCCTTCTACGTGTCCCTCACCGTGCAGGACCGACCCGGCGTGCTCGCCGAGATCGCCGGCACCCTCTCCGGTCACGGCATCTCCATCTCCACCATCCACCAGGAGCTCATCGACTCCGGGGCCGACGGTCAGGAGGGGCGCGCGCACATCGGGATCGCCACCCATCGCGCGCTCGAGTCCGCGATGACTGCATCGCTGGACATGTTCTCCTCCACCGCGACCGTGCTGTCGATCGACTCCGTCCTCCGCATCGAAGGAGAATGA
- a CDS encoding bifunctional alpha,alpha-trehalose-phosphate synthase (UDP-forming)/trehalose-phosphatase, producing MSSTSAPDPSSPTHELVVVANRLPVDSHTLPDGATEWVTSPGGLVTAMESVMRTVDSGAWVGWAGAPGEPPAPFEADGMSLYPVRLDQQDVERYYEGFSNATLWPLYHDVIVDPEFHRTWWDAYLGANRRFAEAAAPVTAPGGTVWVHDYQLQLVPLMIREKRTDVRIGFFNHIPFPSVELFSQLPKRNSILRGLLGADLLGFQRESDSLNFVAAVRKLLGYHVEGMTISVPGLGAAPVREVEVRTFPISIDSAAVSALAEDPQIRERAVQLRHDLGDPEKVVLGVDRLDYTKGIRHRLKAWGELLDDGLIDPHDTVMIQVATPSRERVDAYKQLRDEVELTVGRINGEHAPLGRPAVSYQHHSFDRRDMTALYMAADVVLVTALRDGMNLVAKEYVASRPDLRGVLVLSEFAGAADELRAAVLVNPHDIDELKSAILRALAMPAEEQEEAMRSLRHQVMENDVQNWAHDFLERLEQTGRLEGSSAPVVRLTGDAPSQAADVDRALQEFAELPRLLIASDFDGVLAPIVSERDAVHPDSKALGALRELAEMPGIAVALVSGRALANLDAHTRMPSSVVLVGSHGAEVGALPPWMQAEVLDQSALAMTPEKEELLASITTTLRRISRAHPGTEVETKPTAAVLHTRNARGRGGINATESALEYAVTLPDVTVTPGKEVVEFSVVHTSKGVAVDALARASAADAWLYLGDDVTDESVFAEAGERDLTLKVGGGDTAAGLRIADTDAVREVLQRLLALRQQRG from the coding sequence GTGTCCAGCACCTCCGCCCCCGATCCGTCCTCCCCCACCCATGAGCTGGTGGTGGTCGCGAACCGACTGCCCGTCGACTCGCACACCCTGCCCGACGGTGCCACCGAGTGGGTGACCAGCCCCGGCGGTCTCGTCACCGCGATGGAGTCCGTGATGCGCACCGTCGACTCGGGTGCCTGGGTGGGATGGGCCGGTGCCCCCGGCGAGCCGCCCGCGCCCTTCGAGGCCGACGGGATGAGCCTGTACCCGGTGCGCCTGGACCAGCAGGACGTGGAGCGCTACTACGAGGGCTTCTCCAATGCGACCCTGTGGCCGCTCTACCACGACGTGATCGTCGACCCGGAGTTCCACCGCACCTGGTGGGACGCCTACCTCGGGGCGAACCGCCGCTTCGCCGAGGCCGCCGCCCCCGTCACCGCGCCGGGCGGGACCGTGTGGGTGCACGACTACCAGCTGCAGCTGGTGCCGCTGATGATCCGGGAGAAGCGCACCGACGTGCGGATCGGGTTCTTCAACCACATCCCCTTCCCGTCGGTCGAGCTGTTCTCCCAGCTGCCCAAGCGCAACTCGATCCTGCGCGGACTGCTGGGCGCGGACCTGCTCGGCTTCCAGCGCGAGAGCGACTCGCTGAACTTCGTCGCCGCGGTGCGCAAGCTCCTCGGCTACCACGTCGAGGGGATGACGATCTCGGTGCCGGGGCTCGGCGCCGCGCCGGTGCGCGAGGTCGAGGTGCGCACCTTCCCCATCTCCATCGACTCCGCCGCCGTCTCGGCCCTCGCCGAGGACCCGCAGATCCGCGAGCGCGCGGTGCAGCTGCGCCACGACCTCGGCGATCCGGAGAAAGTCGTGCTCGGCGTGGACCGCCTGGACTACACCAAGGGGATCCGCCACCGCCTGAAGGCCTGGGGCGAGCTGCTGGACGACGGGCTGATCGACCCCCACGACACGGTGATGATCCAGGTCGCCACCCCCTCCCGCGAGCGCGTGGACGCCTACAAGCAGCTGCGCGACGAGGTCGAGCTGACCGTCGGCCGCATCAACGGCGAGCACGCGCCGCTGGGCCGCCCGGCCGTGTCCTACCAGCACCACTCCTTCGACCGCCGCGACATGACCGCCCTGTACATGGCCGCGGACGTGGTGCTCGTGACCGCGCTGCGCGACGGCATGAACCTCGTGGCCAAGGAGTACGTCGCCTCCCGTCCCGACCTGCGCGGCGTGCTCGTGCTGTCCGAGTTCGCCGGCGCCGCCGACGAGCTGCGCGCCGCCGTGCTCGTGAACCCCCACGACATCGACGAGCTGAAGTCCGCGATCCTGCGGGCGCTGGCGATGCCGGCCGAGGAGCAGGAGGAGGCGATGCGCTCCCTGCGCCACCAGGTGATGGAGAACGACGTGCAGAACTGGGCCCACGACTTCCTCGAGCGCCTCGAGCAGACGGGCCGGCTGGAGGGGTCCTCCGCGCCCGTCGTGCGTCTGACCGGCGACGCGCCCAGCCAGGCGGCCGACGTCGATCGCGCGCTGCAGGAGTTCGCGGAGCTGCCGCGGCTGCTGATCGCCTCGGACTTCGACGGGGTGCTCGCCCCGATCGTCTCCGAGCGCGACGCCGTGCACCCCGACTCGAAGGCGCTCGGCGCACTGCGCGAGCTCGCCGAGATGCCCGGCATCGCCGTCGCCCTGGTCTCCGGACGGGCGCTGGCGAACCTCGACGCCCACACCAGGATGCCGAGCTCGGTGGTGCTGGTCGGCTCCCACGGCGCGGAGGTCGGCGCGCTGCCGCCGTGGATGCAGGCCGAGGTGCTGGACCAGTCGGCACTGGCGATGACGCCGGAGAAGGAGGAGCTGCTGGCCTCGATCACCACGACCCTGCGCCGCATCTCCCGCGCCCATCCGGGCACCGAGGTGGAGACCAAGCCCACCGCCGCCGTGCTCCACACCCGCAACGCCCGCGGCCGCGGCGGCATCAACGCCACCGAGTCCGCGCTCGAGTACGCGGTGACCCTGCCGGACGTCACCGTCACCCCGGGCAAGGAGGTCGTCGAGTTCTCGGTGGTGCACACCTCCAAGGGTGTGGCCGTGGACGCGCTGGCGCGGGCGAGCGCCGCGGATGCATGGCTGTACCTCGGCGACGACGTCACCGACGAGTCGGTGTTCGCCGAGGCCGGCGAGCGGGATCTGACCCTGAAGGTCGGCGGCGGGGACACCGCGGCCGGGCTGCGGATCGCCGACACCGACGCGGTGCGCGAGGTGCTCCAGCGCCTCCTCGCCCTGCGGCAGCAGCGGGGATGA
- the thrB gene encoding homoserine kinase: protein MRIQHTRVSVRVPATSANLGPGFDTLGLALDLCDDLSVEATTGGIEIEVEGEGAADVPRGEEHLVVRALRRGLDHAGAPQSGLRLRTVNRIPHGRGLGSSAAAAVAGLLLARGMLSEPDALDDEDVLQLATELEGHPDNAAPALLGGPVLSWMQGERARAVPLAHGEGVLAPVVLLPRATLSTHRARGLLPAEVPHGDAVFNASRAALLVHALAGAPELLMEATEDRLHQEQRAPGMPESVELMRVLRQEGHPAVISGAGPSVLVLAGSRGEIAPLVRRFVADPSAWRIAQVSLRETPTAPVVG, encoded by the coding sequence GTGAGGATCCAGCACACGCGGGTGTCCGTGCGGGTCCCCGCCACCTCCGCGAACCTCGGCCCCGGATTCGACACGCTCGGCCTCGCCCTGGACCTGTGCGACGACCTGAGCGTCGAGGCGACCACCGGCGGGATCGAGATCGAGGTCGAGGGGGAGGGCGCCGCGGACGTGCCCCGCGGGGAGGAGCACCTCGTGGTGCGGGCGCTGCGCCGCGGCCTCGACCACGCCGGTGCCCCCCAGAGCGGACTGCGACTGCGCACCGTGAACCGGATCCCGCACGGCCGCGGCCTCGGCTCGAGCGCCGCCGCCGCGGTCGCCGGGCTGCTGCTGGCCCGGGGGATGCTCTCCGAGCCCGACGCGCTGGACGACGAGGACGTCCTCCAGCTCGCCACCGAGCTCGAGGGGCATCCCGACAACGCCGCCCCCGCACTGCTGGGCGGTCCGGTGCTCTCCTGGATGCAGGGGGAGCGGGCCCGGGCCGTGCCGCTCGCCCATGGCGAGGGCGTGCTCGCCCCCGTGGTCCTGCTGCCGCGCGCGACCCTGTCCACCCATCGCGCCCGCGGCCTGCTGCCCGCCGAGGTGCCGCACGGCGATGCCGTGTTCAACGCCTCCCGTGCCGCGCTGCTCGTCCACGCCCTCGCCGGGGCGCCCGAGCTGCTCATGGAGGCCACCGAGGACCGTCTGCACCAGGAGCAGCGCGCTCCCGGCATGCCCGAGAGCGTGGAGCTCATGCGGGTGCTGCGCCAGGAGGGGCACCCCGCGGTGATCTCCGGCGCCGGCCCGTCGGTGCTGGTCCTCGCCGGCAGTCGCGGGGAGATCGCACCGCTCGTGCGGCGCTTCGTCGCCGACCCCTCGGCCTGGCGCATCGCCCAGGTGTCGCTGCGGGAGACGCCCACGGCGCCTGTGGTAGGTTGA